Proteins encoded by one window of Lathyrus oleraceus cultivar Zhongwan6 chromosome 1, CAAS_Psat_ZW6_1.0, whole genome shotgun sequence:
- the LOC127138130 gene encoding pentatricopeptide repeat-containing protein At4g20090, which yields MPKCSKFPKTLLKHTLQLTQTQTLLSYSSSCSNFPHPPPVSPQIFKSTTSHKWGSYKLGDLSFYSLIENLSSTFDFQSLEQLLHRMKRENRVFIEKNFIIMFKAYGKAHLPEKALDLFHRMPVEFHCKQTVKSFNSVLNVVIQEGHFNRALEFYSHVIDSKNFNHVHPNGLTFNLVIKALCRLELVDQAVEVFRGISVRNCVPDTYTYSTLMHGLCNVGRIDEAVSLLDEMQIEGTFPNPVAFNVLISALCKNGDLARASKLVDNMFLKGCVPNEVTYNSLVHGLCLKGKLEKAVSLLNRMVSNKCVPNDVTFGTLIDGFVKHGRALDGVRVLVSLEEKGHRGNEFIYSSLISGLFKEGKCERGMQLWKEMVEKGCEPNTIVYSALIDGLCREGKPDEAKEFLLEMKNKGHIPNSFTYSSLMWGYFETGDSHKAILVWKEMTDDNCNHHEVCYSILINGLCKNGRLKEALMVWKQMLSRGIKLDVVAYSSMIHGFCNAQLLEQGVKLFHQMLCHVPKLQPDVVTYNILLNAFCTTNSVSRAIDVLNTMLDQGCDPDFITCEIFLKTLRDNMDPPQDGREFLDELVVRLVKRQRTVGASNIIEVMLKKFLLPKPSTWALAVQQLCKPTKVRKTISECWSRLHC from the coding sequence ATGCCAAAATGCTCAAAATTTCCCAAAACCCTTCTCAAACACACACTTCAATTAACCCAAACCCAAACCCTTCTCTCTTACTCTTCCTCTTGCTCCAACTTTCCTCACCCTCCTCCAGTTTCACCTCAAATCTTCAAATCAACCACTTCCCACAAATGGGGTTCTTACAAATTGGGCGATTTATCTTTCTATTCCCTCATCGAAAATCTATCTTCCACCTTCGATTTTCAATCCTTGGAACAACTCCTTCATCGAATGAAGCGTGAAAATAGAGTCTTTATCGAGAAAAATTTCATCATCATGTTCAAGGCTTATGGAAAAGCACATTTACCTGAAAAAGCTTTGGACTTATTTCACAGAATGCCTGTTGAGTTTCACTGTAAGCAAACTGTTAAATCTTTCAATTCTGTTCTCAATGTTGTTATTCAAGAGGGTCATTTTAACCGTGCTTTGGAGTTTTATTCTCATGTTATTGATTCCAAGAATTTTAATCATGTTCATCCGAATGGACTTACTTTTAACTTGGTGATTAAGGCTTTGTGTAGACTTGAGTTGGTTGATCAAGCTGTTGAGGTTTTTCGAGGGATTAGTGTTAGGAATTGTGTTCCTGATACTTATACATACTCTACATTGATGCATGGTTTGTGTAATGTTGGTAGAATTGATGAGGCAGTTTCGTTGTTGGATGAGATGCAGATTGAAGGTACATTTCCTAACCCTGTTGCGTTTAATGTTTTGATCAGTGCGTTGTGTAAGAACGGTGATTTGGCGCGTGCGTCCAAGCTAGTCGATAATATGTTTCTTAAGGGTTGTGTTCCGAATGAAGTGACGTATAATTCACTTGTTCATGGCTTGTGTCTGAAAGGGAAGTTGGAGAAGGCGGTGAGTCTCTTGAATCGAATGGTGTCGAATAAATGTGTTCCTAATGATGTTACTTTTGGAACACTCATTGATGGGTTTGTTAAGCATGGTAGAGCTTTAGATGGGGTGCGTGTGTTGGTTTCGTTGGAAGAGAAAGGTCACCGCGGGAACGAGTTTATTTACTCGTCTCTTATTAGTGGATTGTTCAAGGAGGGGAAATGTGAGCGTGGAATGCAATTGTGGAAGGAGATGGTTGAAAAAGGATGTGAACCGAATACAATAGTGTATAGTGCTCTTATTGACGGTCTTTGTCGAGAAGGGAAGCCAGATGAAGCGAAAGAGTTTCTATTAGAGATGAAGAATAAAGGTCACATTCCCAATTCTTTCACTTATAGCTCCTTGATGTGGGGTTATTTTGAAACAGGTGATAGTCATAAAGCTATTCTTGTTTGGAAAGAGATGACAGATGATAATTGTAATCATCACGAAGTTTGTTACAGTATACTTATCAATGGATTGTGCAAGAATGGAAGGCTTAAGGAGGCCTTAATGGTGTGGAAGCAAATGTTGAGTAGAGGAATCAAATTAGATGTTGTGGCTTATAGTTCAATGATTCATGGCTTTTGTAATGCTCAGTTATTAGAACAAGGGGTGAAACTTTTCCATCAGATGCTTTGTCACGTGCCAAAGTTACAACCGGACGTGGTTACATACAACATACTCCTGAATGCTTTTTGCACAACGAATAGCGTCTCCCGTGCTATTGATGTTCTAAATACTATGTTAGATCAAGGCTGTGATCCTGATTTTATTACTTGTGAGATTTTCTTAAAAACTTTAAGAGACAATATGGACCCACCTCAAGATGGGAGAGAGTTTCTAGACGAGCTTGTAGTCCGATTAGTTAAGCGACAGAGAACAGTTGGTGCTTCCAATATTATAGAAGTCATGCTTAAGAAATTTTTGCTGCCTAAACCTTCTACTTGGGCCTTAGCTGTTCAACAGCTCTGCAAACCTACGAAAGTTCGAAAAACCATCAGTGAATGTTGGAGTAGGCTACATTGCTGA